ctgttttttttttttttataaaataagaaaatgcatgtacaaaGTAAGTTTTATGACAGTtgctgtccattcgtttgaggtgttgaaattttaactttgccatttcaTTAGTtccttttttgttctttttttttttaaattttaccctCTTCACTAACAAAGTAAAGCTGTTGTTTCTCAATCACTATTTGTAAGATGAATAAAGTCTTAGTCACCTATATGCACttgtttgaaaaaaaggggTTTGTGAGGAAGGAAATGTCACTCCCTGTCCAATTTTCCATTGTGTGTCTTATCTCCTACTTATGCTTActgattttaatcaaaattataataaccCGATCGTCTCGTTTTTGGCTCTTTTTCTCTGTCTTGTTAGTATTCGCCTTTTCAGTAAAGAATCATGGGTAAtatcattgttcgtaccccaaaatgaaaaagacgtcacgtcattggttgactttccattgtttatgacatttttaaccaaTCGCGACGTTTTTGTgtatacttttgaaaatattactcaGGACCATTatattctgaaacggcgaattgtGAAAGGGTTCACATCACGTTGCCTTCCATGCTGTAATTAGTTTTGTTGCTAGACCACCTCTGGTTCTTCTGTAGTCGTAAATACGAACTATAAATAGTTCTCAAAGTTACACGTCTTATAATTAAGCTATCCAGGTTTTGGTTCGAGTAATAATACAGTTGTCGACCTAGTCAATTCAAGATTGATATATATGTCATACTTACCTATTGTTGTCCTCAATATACATGAATTATTTGTAATAGACGTACATCTATCTGCCACTTCATCGACTTGTACTTTTTTACACAAACTTAATCAGCTGCAAGGATATACCTTCTTGTCAGTGACTgagagttttattttttttcaaattaatataatgtGAAAAATgctatttacttttatatattctaCGCCTATATAACTACATATATGGTTGGTTAATGTGCTTATTAATTAATTACTTATGGGTTTTGTCAGAAaacattttaatgtatttttattgttgttacACACTTCAAATTATAAATGAGCCACAGACATACATTGGAGTAAATTGAAGGTGAAATTACAAAATGCTGTATTAATGGGTTTTCTTAATTTTGCGTTTCATTGTAAATTTCcacaagaaaacaagttcgatCAAATGTCTTGTCCAAGTTTTTTGTGCAAGTAAAGTAAAATTCAATGTATCATAATAATTGAGCCTTAGAAGTCTATTGGTAgagagaaacaaacaaacaaacaaacaaacaaacaaacacaatcaaacaaaacaaaacgaaaaactGAACAAAACCAACAAGACAAGGCTCATAAGCAAAAcaatcaacattaaaaaaatatataaatcattgaTGTTGTGTACTTAGTCTATGGACGCAAACAGTCATACATGTTTCTTTTACACTATGGGCCAAACATTTTCCAGTTGATATACttatatgtacttttttttaacttgtttattCTTAAAAGGAGTATGGCCACGAAGTGCCAATATTGgccatgtgatatatatatatacaactcgtctaaacatcaacccaacaatgttagatttgtaaatttgatttgtcaaatttttggttcttccctcgccggcattcgaacccatgctactgagatatcgtgacaccaaaacGCCTGGGCTGTAACCGCGCTAGACCACATAACCACCTGggattcataaaaatgaagcctacggtggccgggtgttacctttccacgccagttttaatctagcgtcatATTACAGTACATGATTTATAAGgcatggatatatatatatatatatatatacaactcgtctaaacatcaacccaacaatgttgggttgatgtttagacgagttgtatatacattatgtacacagccatgtatcaccatcattgatggcgatccgatggatacatctgttatagggttgtcactgactcagacgtacttatatatatatatatatatactttagaTGATTCTATCCAGTGTTAACTATTCTTTGAATTAATCAAAAGCCAGTTCACTGATACTGCTTTTTATACACACGTagatagtaaaatcacaaaaatactaaactccgtgGAAAATTCAAATTGGAAAGTCCCAAGTCAGTACATTATTGGACAATATCTTCAATACAGCGAAACACATTCTATAATAGTATATTGGATATTCCGGTTTAAACCAGCATTATCTGAGTACaagttgaaaaattaaaattgatgagttttttttaggTGCAAGCACTTGTCAACAACAGATCAGTATCTTACCACCTAAGTTATAATCTTTATACAGTGAAACCCGGCTAAACCGAATCCTGCATAAAccgaaaacctgtataaaccaaaGATGTCCTTTATCACtgtcatatcaaattgtatgcgtcgtgaacctgataaaaccgaaCACCGGCCGAAACCTATCATCGGCCAAAACCGAACAAAAAGTCCCGAATCGAAGAGGTTCGATTttaacaggtttcactgtaaaTGGCAGATAAATTATTTTCCAAACAACATTACTTACGctgatttataatttatacgTTAATATTCTTGTCAGCAAACACGTGTCAAAAATGACAGCTCCTAGTATATAAAATGATACATAGCATTCATTTTTACTTCTAGCATATTTACTTTACTGAATATTGttttccttatattttttttcaatgaatattCAGCCTGCAGTATCAAATGTTGTATTCGAAGAAGGGATtgcaaatttttcaatttcCCTGTACAGTGCACTAGAGAGAACAGGAAATGAATTCATTTCACCATACAGTATCACGTCAGCTTTATTATTGCTCATTCTAGGAACCGGAACCAcgacaaaatatgaaatggaGACTGCCATTTTTGAATATGAAGAACCAAATGATGTCCACCAAGGGTACAAACTTCTGAATGACAAACTTGCGACGAGAACAACACCGGGTGTTACATTTTCTATTGCTAATAAGTTATACGCTAGGCAGGGTTTAAACCTTTTAACCACTTTCTCTTCAAAGGCCTCGACAATCTATGGTAGTGAAGTTGACCGCTTGGATTTTGCTAAAAATACGGAAAATTCACGATTGTCAATAAATAACTGGATATCTGCaaatacaaacaacaaaattcaaaatatgattCCGAAAAATGTTCTTAATAGAGATACATTACTTGTTCTTGCTAACGCTATCTACTTCAAAGGAACATGGAAAACGGAATTTAAGAAGAATACCACAAAACAAAGAAACTTTTTTATCGGCCCAAACGAACAAACACTGGTGCATATGATGTATGGCGAGTTTGATGCAAAGTCTGGCGAAGACCTTGATCTCGATTGCAAGGTTTTACAACTTCCGTACAAAGGAAACAAGATGtctatgatatttgttttaccaAATGCTGGTGCCGGACTCAATGAACTGGAAGATATACTTTCAATGGAGGACTTAACTATACTTTTAAGTGAACTAAAGACACAAAGAACAATTATTCGAATTCCAAAATTTACAATGCAACGTGAGTACGATTTAAAACCTATTATGTCAATATTAGGAGTTACGGAAATATTTGATCCAACGATAGCAGATTTTAGTGAAATGTCGCCATCTCATGCACACGTGAGTGATATGCGTCACAAAGCCTATATTGAGGTAAACGAAGAAGGAAGCGAGGCGGCAGCAGCCACTATAGCCGCTATACAACATAGATCAAGTCTTCCTGATCCAACACCATTCCAGTTTGTTGCAGATCatccttttttgtttattattcaaGACGACGAGACAGGAACGCCGCTGTTTATTGGAAGATACACAAGACCAtagtatataatttatttcatcatatgaacatatTACAGTATTCaacgaatatatataatttttaatgtcaaTCATACTGACGATAAtgtggatttattattattcgttggatacaaattttcatggattttgtgGTAAACTGGAAACCACGAATACCAATGGACATCGAATTACAAATGTTATAAACGAATGTATTCAGACTTTGACAAATCCACGAAACCAAATAATTGCATTTTTCTCAATCAACGAAAAGTGATACCCAAGAAGATAGATGAATAAACAGTACTTGCTTAATTAAGGTGAATCAGAGAATTTCTTGACATGAAAAGATAATCatttccctatgataaaaacattCTCTATATCTGCCTATTATcaataataaactcatcatagataccaggactgaattttgtatatacaccagacgcgtttcgtctacaaaagactcatcagtgacgctcgaatccaaaaaagttaaaaaggccaaataaagtacgaagttgaagagcattgaggaataaaattcctaaaaattttgccaaatacagctaaggtaatccatgcctgaggtagaaaagtcttagtatttcaaaaaattctcaattttgtaaacatttaatttataaatataaccatatcaacgATAGTTCATGTAAAAGCATCTGAACAGAGATTAATACCATATTGTTCATAGTTCATTTACACTTCGTTTAGGACCTAACACTGTAAGTTGTTGAGAAGTCTCTTTTTATCATTAACCTTTATCAGGAAAAGAAAGAGGATATGTTTATTTCCTACATAACAACTGAGCATCTGATCATTTTGTGGTTTTCATAATCAATCTGCATTCAATCCACAAGCGGTAGATCTTTTAGTTTGACTCATGCATTCATCTTTACTGACTTATATTCTGGTATTTTGTTTGGCATTTTCATTCTTggtatttttttgcatttttcaatcttattatattttcaaatttttaatttatttgttgtaGTAAAAAACTATTTCTGAAACCACACAgtgtacaaaaatgaaaactCTTTGACACCGTACAACAAGCCTCAAGTCTTcacaaattgtaaataatatcaaaagagAGATGAAGAATACCAACATGACCACAGATAGATTCAAACTAATCAgtcttttaatgttatttaatgcatgtaaataaaggcaacagtagtataccgctgttcaaaactcataaatccatggacaaaaaacaaaatcggggtaacaaactaaaaccgagggaaactcattaaatataagaggagaacaacgacacaacaccgaaacgcaacacacacagaaacggaccaagcaacagacaaaacaccacgataataacaaatataacatcaaaaccaaatacatgaatttgggatagacaagtaccgtgccacgtcttatctcaatacctcaaaaataagagaaaacataaacgactcaacgttaaaatgcaacacacacagaaacgaacaatattataacaatgaccatcttcctgacttggtacaggacacttttaaaggggaataaaagtggtgggttgaacctggttttatggcatgccaaacctcgcactttaatggcaaagttaaatataacattgaaatgacaacataatattacaggactataatacaaataaaaaggagaacatattagacaaagaaaagcatgattaatagataacaaaaagcatcaggtttaaaattcaatacgccaaaaacgcgtcttgttcacacaagactcaccagtgacgcccagatataaaagatcgaaagtgaaaaagtacaaagttgtacagcactgaagatcaaaagttgaaaaggttttgccaaatacggcattgtttgtatgcccgggataagaacattcttattatatagaacaattcatgctattgcaaacagtaaattttatcaaatgaatatgaaagagatatacataatgaaactgaagtattaactaattacagaaaactaaacccgaatacataacgcccagatatacaagatcgaaagtgaaaaagtacaaagttgtacagcactgaagatcaaacgttgaaaaggttttgccaaatacggcattgttttcaTGCCCGGGATATTAGAACActattatatagaacgattcatgctattgcaaacagtaaattttaacaaatgaatgtgaaagatatattcataatgaaactgaagtattaacttattacagaaaactaaacccgaatacatgatgtcaagttcaatacagcatagacacactagaatcagtccaggcgtcaacgcaattaaaaaaaatgacgtcacatacgatggcgaaaaggcaaacgttatgtcacatttgaatttatgaaatttagaaacagcatgaagTCAcacatgaaaaactataatttaaaagtgagctagaattaggattgctttaaaattatattagaactaaatactgataattcattaaaacaaaatgcatattgcaatacttattaatagcaattaactgtaatatatatatatatatccagtttgttatgaatccaacttcaaacgtaattaatcgtacaaaattaaatataattcttaAAGGCgatgattaatttttctatccgtaacacctaaatataataaaaagacgtcaacacatttgacaaaatgagaagatgagaattacaaatataacattaaacatataaactaaatacatgaatttgggataaacaagtacagaaacacgtcttatagtaatacgaattcacattcagcaaaacagtcacactcgggaataagtcacgtttggtaattaaaagataaagacgacataatgacaaaccacaatctaccatgtggtaaaaatgtccttagctagtttggttaaagagacatcatatggatccaccatgtggtaaaaatgtccttagctagtttggttaaagagacatcatatggatccaccaattcgtgatggtgtccataaaatttacggagtgtcaattttaatctgtcctcctcataactttgttggagcagtttctgcgtaaggagcacactcctgtatatgaagtccgtatagtatgaacaagcacgtgaataacgtatcaattgtgatatgtaaacaccatacgaaggggcagagggtatgttactgctcagaaatgggaaattgataattgggaagttgaaatcgtcccgtttatcatagattttcgtgtgaagtcgtccatctacgtcaatatttaggaaaagatcaaggtatgaagcagtccttctagtatcagtagtatccttaatttcaagttcactaggatatatgagatgtaagtattggctgaagtatgggttgttcaatgataaaacatcatcaatatatcggaaagtaaaattaaagaatttcgcaaggtgctttttctttttgtcttttagaaggttctgaataaattctgcttcatacgaatacaaaaacaaatcagccagcagggtgcacaattagtacccattggaataccaactgtctgttgaaatataaatcctccaaactcaacaaatatattgtcgatcaaaaagtccagcattttaataatatcatcttcagtatattttctggaagattcaatgtgattctttacaaaatatgaattattgtatcccaaaacaagaaatttgtatctacgattcccatttttatagaaaaagctctgttttatgagatggtgaagtcgatctttcaactgagcatggGGATGTAAACACAGACTTTTTCCCCATTTCATTATTTGACAAAAGAGGACAAGAGGGTTTTGAGTAATACGAGAATAACATAGCTGCCGTCATCTGCGATACAAATCTTCTATCACAATCGACCTAATCATGGTGACACCATGAAGACTCTGGATTGGAAAAAGtcgagaatggaaatgggaaatgtgtcaaagagtcaATGACCCAACCATgaaacagacaacagcagaaggtcaccaacaggtcttcaatgcagcgagacaTTTTCGCACCCGTTTATAAACGACTGAAATGTACTTTACATACGTCATGTTCGTTTTAcctttttatatcttaataaaataaaacaaacatgacgTGTATAAAGTAGATTTTAATCGTTATTTCTGAAAACAGGTTTACGCAGTGTATGTGTTTTGGGCACAGATATGCTAGttaaatcaatcatttttacTCATGGCTCCCTAGTAAGGACGCTTATACACTAGTGAACGCTCTCATTCTTGCAATGAAATCTCACCCTTAAAATATGccataaaatacaataaacaaataaatgcatttaagaAAATATCAATACCTTCCTACATGCActtgattttgttgttttttttcattatcattaTTGTCATTTCTTATGTCTACTTTTAACTTGTTTCGATAAGCATAATACTTTGTGTATATAGTGTTTCTCAACGTCACAGGCCTCATTACGAAGCAAGATCAAAGATGGACGAATTATAGTCACAGAGTTGTGTGGCAAGTCTTTCATGTGGGAATAAAAGTCTGTATAAAATTCAGTAAGCATGATGTAAAAAACAGGGtgtataattatttcattttaacattCAATAAGGTAGATcttggttcagggagataactctttgaTTCAGTGAtgcgtttgtaaaagtcaagtttcATCAATGTATTCAAAGCATTTACCTGAGACAGATtggaaataatctatgtaacctagaagcttagaatattttaatgaaaatggttgacataAAAGTACTGATGATTTAAAGacttatttttcttaatatatgCCTACCTCCTTAACATCTTCTCGTCTTGAGTATGACTGACGTAGGTTCAGATTATGGAAGATCTTCACGTTTTGTTAACCTTTTCCTTATGGTTCTTGCCATACCATATTGATAcatactttatatttttatttgagagATTCGTGTTATtggtctatataaaaaaagaagatgtggtatgattcccaatgagaaaactgtccacaagagaccaaaatgacacagacattaacaactataggtcaccgtacagtcttcaacaattgtatgttttttcttGTGTACTGTCGATTTTGTTCTGGTTGTTTTTGGGGTGTTGTCTGTCATGGctttatcaatttgttttcgaattataagtttgaatgtcccttttgGTTCCTTTCGTGTCTCTTTTGATCATTGACAAATATACGTTTGTTTTCAAATCTTAGGAATACAGCAAACAATCAAATTAAGTTTGAGATTAAGTTTGGGTacataataaacattacaaaatgtGCCCGTCGTCAACTACGACCATGTAGTTCCTTTGTTTTGGTTATTGTTGTTGTCTGCCATTTTATTTCAATCACTGTATCCTCACATGTTGTGATCTCCcgaccttttatagctaacaAAAACGGACTCATTTCAGTTcagattatggactttccgaattgattttgaagttcagtatttttgtgattttacttttttccagtCATTTGTTAAGACCGTTTGGAGACCTGTAGTTAGTCGTATCCTGATTATGCGTCGTTTGGctaaaatatttccattttgAAAACTCTCAACATCTTCTTATTGTCAAACCAATTATTCTATACTCCTACATACATTCCAGTatacacatgttttattgttgcGCATGCTCACTTCATTCGTAATAGATGATACATTAACTTGTGTTTAATTGTAACCTATTTTTCATCAAGAAACAAACCACATGTAGTTATCTTTGTCAAGGTCATGtgattttgtaataataaaGTCGTGTATAATTTATTTGCGTTGCAGGAAAACACGTCAAAACAAAGTAACATTAATAACTATTCTAAATATACAAAacagtttgtatttgtttatcgGTTTTCTATTTTACCTTTCATCAAAagatatgtatatttaaaatgagtactaataataatattgaaaattcaaTTCTTTAGTCCGAATAGtataattatattgatatgCTGCAATCTTTACAAATAATCATAAGGTACATTTCTATCTCCGTCTTTGGTATCTCACGCTTTGTGTTATTCTCAGAATTGTTTAAAATGGCTAGAGTTTTCACCCTTTTCTTATAACATCAGGCATTAGTGGATTGTTATTTCtcatatctatttttaattttgaaaatcgTTAT
The nucleotide sequence above comes from Mytilus trossulus isolate FHL-02 chromosome 5, PNRI_Mtr1.1.1.hap1, whole genome shotgun sequence. Encoded proteins:
- the LOC134718835 gene encoding serpin B6-like, with the translated sequence MNIQPAVSNVVFEEGIANFSISLYSALERTGNEFISPYSITSALLLLILGTGTTTKYEMETAIFEYEEPNDVHQGYKLLNDKLATRTTPGVTFSIANKLYARQGLNLLTTFSSKASTIYGSEVDRLDFAKNTENSRLSINNWISANTNNKIQNMIPKNVLNRDTLLVLANAIYFKGTWKTEFKKNTTKQRNFFIGPNEQTLVHMMYGEFDAKSGEDLDLDCKVLQLPYKGNKMSMIFVLPNAGAGLNELEDILSMEDLTILLSELKTQRTIIRIPKFTMQREYDLKPIMSILGVTEIFDPTIADFSEMSPSHAHVSDMRHKAYIEVNEEGSEAAAATIAAIQHRSSLPDPTPFQFVADHPFLFIIQDDETGTPLFIGRYTRP